One Calditrichia bacterium DNA window includes the following coding sequences:
- a CDS encoding response regulator transcription factor: protein MGIKVAFLDDHKMFLESITQKLAQQYPEISVELVETNSNTFLTKLSKVKPNVVVLDLVLTADPVDGNAIASKIKERYPKIKTMMLSGRTDSASVRAAFRHGVKAFVSKTASIEELATAINAVHSGERYVSEVLRTITLYEFLEELTFRSTTLSPDSLSLREKEIITLIARGFTIQDIAKFLNVQTRTITTHTSNIRRKTGMATDAHLTKFALKNGWLTLDD, encoded by the coding sequence ATGGGCATTAAAGTCGCTTTTTTAGACGATCACAAAATGTTTTTGGAATCGATTACCCAGAAATTGGCTCAACAATATCCGGAAATTTCGGTAGAATTGGTTGAGACAAACTCAAACACATTTTTAACCAAATTATCAAAAGTGAAGCCAAATGTTGTTGTTCTTGATTTAGTGCTAACGGCAGATCCGGTTGACGGAAACGCCATTGCTTCAAAAATTAAGGAGCGATATCCCAAAATTAAAACCATGATGTTGAGTGGACGGACAGACTCCGCATCCGTTCGTGCAGCGTTCAGGCATGGTGTTAAAGCGTTTGTGAGCAAAACAGCATCGATAGAGGAGCTTGCCACAGCAATCAATGCGGTTCACAGCGGAGAAAGATATGTCAGCGAAGTGCTTCGCACCATAACACTTTACGAATTTCTGGAAGAACTCACATTTCGCTCAACAACTCTGTCACCGGATTCGCTATCTTTGCGCGAAAAAGAAATTATCACCTTAATTGCGCGCGGTTTCACTATTCAGGACATTGCCAAATTTCTAAACGTTCAGACCCGAACAATTACCACACACACAAGCAACATTCGCAGAAAAACCGGTATGGCGACAGATGCTCATCTTACAAAATTCGCTTTAAAAAATGGCTGGTTAACGTTGGATGATTAA